The DNA segment ATTTTCAAAAATACTTCCGTGGAATAGGAATACATCCTGTAAAACAACGCCGATATGACTTCTCAGATTATACAATTCGTAATCTTTTAAATCAACATCATCCAATAAAATTTTACCGGAATTAATATCATATAATCTTGTAATTAAACTGATAATGGTAGATTTTCCAGCGCCTGTGGCACCAACAATTGCAACTGTTTCCCCAGGATTTACTTTAAAACTGATTCCTTTTAATACTTCCTGTTTTTCATCATAAGAAAAATGAACATTCTTAAATTCGATTTTTCCTTCAAAATGAGATTTGGTAATCGTACCGTGATTCGGCATGGCAAAATCTTCATCCATAATGCCAAGAACTCTTTCTGCACCAACAATTCCTCTTTGAATATTGTTAAAACGATCTGCAATTTGTCGAAGGGGCCGAATTAACATGGAAATATATTGAATAAAAGCGATCACCGCTCCCGCTTTGATGGTAATAAATCCACCATAGAAAAGGATAAACCCTATAAATAAAGACGATATTAATTCAACCACCGGAAAGAATAAGGAGAAAATAAAAACCGTTTTTAGCAAGGCCGATTTTAAGGTAATGTTAATATCATCAAACTTTTTGAACTCTGCTTTCTGTCTGTTAAAAACCTGTACAATCGGCATTCCAGACAGACGTTCCTGAACAAATGAGTTCTGATTGGAAGTCCAGGTTCGCTCATCACCAAAAGCTTTTTTTAGGCGTTTCTGAAAAAAACGCGTTATTAAAACCATTAACGGAAGAATGACCAAAGAAATATAACTTAGGTGAACATCGACTTGAAACATCATGATTAACACGAAAACGATCCGCAGAATATCACCGAAAACCATTAGAAAACCGTCTGTGTAAACC comes from the Chryseobacterium sp. SNU WT5 genome and includes:
- a CDS encoding ABC transporter ATP-binding protein produces the protein MKKQSTWELIKRLFVIGMKFRSWFIVTLIISIVLSVISTYRPYLTMLIVDTDIIQLRDKGLMMKHIYILVALVFGETILNFFLVYFSNFISQNVIRDIRERLYHKLIYFRTSFFDKTAIGQLVTRAVGDVETIATVYTDGFLMVFGDILRIVFVLIMMFQVDVHLSYISLVILPLMVLITRFFQKRLKKAFGDERTWTSNQNSFVQERLSGMPIVQVFNRQKAEFKKFDDINITLKSALLKTVFIFSLFFPVVELISSLFIGFILFYGGFITIKAGAVIAFIQYISMLIRPLRQIADRFNNIQRGIVGAERVLGIMDEDFAMPNHGTITKSHFEGKIEFKNVHFSYDEKQEVLKGISFKVNPGETVAIVGATGAGKSTIISLITRLYDINSGKILLDDVDLKDYELYNLRSHIGVVLQDVFLFHGSIFENLAFGDDTVTLEKIKSIARDIEVDEFIESLPDGYDYVVRERGSSISLGQRQLLSFLRAYLSDPKILILDEATSSIDHESEKLIQRATEKITKNRTSIIIAHRLSTIVNADKIIVMEHGKIVEEGKHEELLSRNGYYATLYKSQLKVEVVKD